In Streptomyces puniciscabiei, a single genomic region encodes these proteins:
- a CDS encoding VOC family protein — protein sequence MAGTGGGRPSLYPTLLYADAQAAIKQLTEALGFTELSVYETEDGKVMHAELVQGNGAVMIGSKGRGGLFDTAMKDAGPAGVYIVVDDVDAHHQRALEHGVEILMPPTDQDYGSRDYMARDAEGNIWSFGTYAPEIGA from the coding sequence ATGGCAGGCACGGGCGGCGGACGGCCGAGTCTCTACCCCACGCTGCTGTACGCGGACGCGCAGGCGGCGATCAAGCAGCTCACGGAGGCCCTGGGCTTCACCGAGCTGTCGGTGTACGAGACGGAGGACGGCAAGGTGATGCACGCCGAGCTGGTCCAGGGCAACGGCGCGGTGATGATCGGTTCCAAGGGCCGGGGCGGCCTGTTCGACACGGCGATGAAGGACGCCGGGCCCGCCGGGGTGTACATCGTCGTGGACGACGTGGACGCCCACCACCAGCGGGCCCTGGAGCACGGCGTGGAGATCCTGATGCCCCCGACGGACCAGGACTACGGCTCGCGCGACTACATGGCCCGGGACGCCGAGGGCAACATCTGGAGCTTCGGGACGTACGCCCCCGAGATCGGCGCCTGA